The DNA segment GCCAGAGCGAAGTCGCTTCCTCttacaaaaaaaacctcatTCAGAAATCTAGCAGTCTAATAATCTCTTGTTCATATTTACAGATGAACTTATTTTGCAACATGAATTAGTGCTTTAAGCAAATTCTGTGGATCGTCTGATAAATTCGGCATAGCTAATAATGTAaaagtcttattaatctttttGGTTTGTTCTATTTAACTAGCTTCAACTCCGAGAAAGCCAGGGTTTCCTAAATTATCCCATACAGAATCCAAGACACACTCTGATAGGGTGTTTTTATAACCCAGACGTTTAATTCTTAAGAAGAGTCTAACAGCAAATTTGCATCTTTTAAAGTTAAGTGAAGCAAACTAAACATAATTGGCTAtctgtgaaatgtttttgtGGTCCGTCTAACAGTTTCATGTCAGAGTCTGAATTAGGTTAAGGCTGTGATACATTACTGATCCATCCTAAGCACTCCTGTATTTAACTGTCGTTTCTCCTGCTGGGAGAAGATAAGAGAGCAGAGGACGGTTATCTCCCAGAATCACTCTTTTGGTGAATGCCCTTCAGCTGGATGCCCAGAGTGATTGCAGGGGAAAGGGAAGGGTGGGCCTTTATTTTTAGATAACACAAGTTTGCAGTTGTATTGTAAAAAGGTTAGGACGCTATCAGCTAAGCTTCATTCCCTCAACTATGTAATATAAATTGAAATTGCCAGTGTGCTCTGGCCATGCCGCAAATATCTTAAGGAAAAATTCAGTCtaaatttgtattatttttctacactaaaatgttgcataatcaGTGTAAATAAGAGGAGTCAGCGGGTGAATGTCCCCGCACATCCAGCCAAACTGGTGTGTTTCTTAACCAGGTCAGAGAAAACACCGATTCTAACATGAAGTGCTTTCTACCCAGCCCCAAAGACTTTCCTCAGCTAAAGAACGACACATTCCTGAGAGCAGCACGAGGAGAGGAAACCGAACATGTCCCAGTCTGGTGTATGAGACAGGCTGGCAGATATCTACCAGGTACAGACGTCAGATCAGTTCTTTCTTCTCTTGTTTCTGACATGAATAATAGCACTGTACTATCAAATGTGCTACACTTAATAGCCTTAATATTCGTGATCATGTTTTCAGGTTTCATATTGTAGTCTTTCACTTTCTGCATGAGATTCACATCCCTGATAACCACTAACTCCCTGTTATTGAGTCTTAGTGCTGATCtgtagtgttttctttttactgtaaTCTGCAGAGTTCCGTGAGTCCAGAGCAGGGAAGGACTTTTTTGAGACATGTCAGTCACCAGAGGCGTGCTGTGAGCTCACTCTGCAGGTATAGAGCTGGATTCacaggggggagaaaaaaaaaaatctaatttcacAGTGTTAACATCAAGTCAGCAACACCATTATGTGGTGTGAGATGATGGAGTGGTTGTTACACTACCCACAGGGTACcgacaagaaaaacaagaataacGTATccaaatttttttcttttttccccccacttccAGCCTCTGAGACGTTTTCCCTTTGATGCTGCCATAATCTTCTCTGATATTCTAGTTGTCCCACAGGTAAGTCTGAACAGGCTCAATTGTTACCATGTATAAAATGTTTACAGCTAATCTTTTGCTATATTTTTGTCAGATGTACAGTAAAAGAGGTTTTCTGTAATcagaaaaatatacattttgttAGTAGAAAGTGTGTTTAGGGTTTTgacatttattaatatttaaataaccTCTGACATACAGTACAACCAGTGTCTGCTATGTCTTGAGGAATGAGAAGAATTTTCATGTGTGGTAACAAATGGCTATGTATTGATGTATCCACATGTATTAATTGTTAATTTAACTAATTACCATTAGTCAAGTATTAATTTTTCAGTTCGGTTcaaaacccccaacaatcagattaCCCCCTATGAccagcacttggcgacagtgggagaaaaagaaaaagaaaaaagaaaaactcctttttaacaggaaaaaatttccagcagaaccaggctcacactggttgggggtgaggggagggtgACTGTACAGAAGACATTCTGTGGAACGAATAAAGAAACTAATAACTTTTTCCACATTCTTTGCTGTGTTCTTCCACAGTGGACACAGTGTCTCAAAATGTTTTTGACAAAATAACTCTTTTGATgacttaattaattaaataacaagATATATTTTTCATATATTCAGGTGTCCTGAACTGTTTCCCCCTCATTCTCTGTACAGCTGTGCCCCTCCCTGATCCTTCCTTTATGCTCAAAGCCTTCCTCCTGTTAGCTGGGAGTTCTTCCTCTCCacacttgcttttttttttttttttcttagaacaTCAATTAATAGTTGGGTTACCCTCTTTAATAtgtcttacaatataaagtgcctttgGATGGCTTATGTTGTGAACACATCATAAATAAAATGAgcccctgtgatggactggacACACTGTACCCCACGTTTTTGCCCAGTGTTTACTTTGATAGGTTCCAGCCCACCTGCATCCTGAAGATAATAAGTAATACAGAACAGATATATTAACTGGTTTGGTTTGAAATGAGTCTTTGTTTCTTCTTCCTCCCTTCAGGCCATGGGTATGGATGTTCAGATGGTTGCAGGTAAAGGGCCAACATTTCCAGAGCCTCTGAAGGAGCCAGAGGACCTGCAGCGGCTGCAGGTCAAAGTGGACACCGACAAAGAGCTGGGCTACGTCTTCAGAGCCATCACACTGACCCGACACAAAATTGAGGGCAAAGTGCCACTAATAGGATTCAGCGGGGCTCCGGTTAGGCGCGCACATGTTGAAACATGTATAGAAAATAATGCTTCGATATTCTAACAGCTCTCTGTTCCACCACAGTGGACCCTCATGTCCTACATGATAGAAGGTGGAGGCTCCAACACTCACTCTAAGGCAAAGCGTTGGCTGTATCAGCACCCCGAAGCCAGCCACATGCTGCTGAAGATGCTGACAGATGTGATCGTGGAGTATCTGCTAGGACAAGTGGCAGCTGGAGCTCAGGTCAGGCTTCATTGCTTCCTGTGTCTAAACAGACTTCCTCTATTATGATGTCACTtgatatcctttt comes from the Oreochromis aureus strain Israel breed Guangdong linkage group 18, ZZ_aureus, whole genome shotgun sequence genome and includes:
- the urod gene encoding uroporphyrinogen decarboxylase isoform X2, whose protein sequence is MKCFLPSPKDFPQLKNDTFLRAARGEETEHVPVWCMRQAGRYLPEFRESRAGKDFFETCQSPEACCELTLQPLRRFPFDAAIIFSDILVVPQAMGMDVQMVAGKGPTFPEPLKEPEDLQRLQVKVDTDKELGYVFRAITLTRHKIEGKVPLIGFSGAPWTLMSYMIEGGGSNTHSKAKRWLYQHPEASHMLLKMLTDVIVEYLLGQVAAGAQALQVFESHAGILGPAEFKEFSLPYLRDIACRVKDKLKEAGQDVPMIVFAKDAHYALEELSQSNYEVVGLDWTIDPLSARERTGGKVSLQGNMDPCALYAPKERISDIVKKMLEGFGTRGYIANLGHGVYPDMEPENIGAFVEAVHQHSKQMIKQI
- the urod gene encoding uroporphyrinogen decarboxylase isoform X1, coding for MSKNDLILPKDFPQLKNDTFLRAARGEETEHVPVWCMRQAGRYLPEFRESRAGKDFFETCQSPEACCELTLQPLRRFPFDAAIIFSDILVVPQAMGMDVQMVAGKGPTFPEPLKEPEDLQRLQVKVDTDKELGYVFRAITLTRHKIEGKVPLIGFSGAPWTLMSYMIEGGGSNTHSKAKRWLYQHPEASHMLLKMLTDVIVEYLLGQVAAGAQALQVFESHAGILGPAEFKEFSLPYLRDIACRVKDKLKEAGQDVPMIVFAKDAHYALEELSQSNYEVVGLDWTIDPLSARERTGGKVSLQGNMDPCALYAPKERISDIVKKMLEGFGTRGYIANLGHGVYPDMEPENIGAFVEAVHQHSKQMIKQI